TTTAAAAAAAAGGACGACATTTTACTAAATGTCGTCTTTTTCCTCATACTCATCGATATATTCAAATAAATCTTGCATATTACAATTAAAATATTTACATAAGGTATCAGCGACTGAAAGTTCAATTCGTACTGCACGATCATAATAAAGACTTGTTAGCGTATTACGATTGATACCAGTCGCTTGAGCTACCTCACTTAGCTTTAAAATTTTTCGCTCACCCATCAAATTTGACAACCTACATCTAATCATAACAACCTTTAAATTAAAAAATTAACCTACAGAAGGTTAATTCAACTTGATGAATAACTTTTACTATGCTAATTTAACCTACAGCAGGTTATATTGTCTTATTAAAAACAAATTAGCCGTTCTAAATTTCATTATATAGTTTTTTAAGGAAGTTCAGCTATGAATAACTACTTTTCTGCAAAATTCTCTGTTTCAGAGGAAGTTCGTTCAACTGCTGTTGCTTTAATCAAAGAGTTTAATATTGACCGTACATTTGATTTAGCTTTGTTTCTGAATGTTAACCCCAATTTAAATGACCAAGATGCAACTTTAGCCTGGGTGAATTATTTTGAAAAAAATCAACATGATCTCAGTGACTTCAATCATGTTAGACGCCACTTCATGAAAAATTTTCCAAAAATTATGTTTGCAAATTTCAGTGAATAAAATAATCAAAGGGAGATATCAAATATCTCCCTTAATTTTTATAGCAATGTCTCTTATGGTAATCTCAACAAAAAGTAAAATTCAATTTAATTGGTTGTAAAAATATGGAATCATTTATAAAAGCAGACCATACTGAGCCTTCGGTCATTGTTTTTGACGTGTTTGGTACACTTGTAGAAATAGGAGAAAGACGTTCCCCATATAGAAAATTAATGAAATGGCTAAAAGAAAATGGGCGACAACCAAAACCTGATGATGCCAAATTTATTATGTCCCACAATTTGAATTTGGCAGAGCTTACAAAGCGATTAGCAGTAAATATTCCAGACCAATTTCTGCAAGAACTTGAGCATGATTTAGATAAAGAGTTACGCTCTATTAGACTGCATGAAGATACCTTATCAACTTTGGAAGAATTAAAAAAATTGGGATTCAGATTGGCATTATGCTCAAATTTAGCGATGCCGTATGGAAAAGTTGTTTCTTCATTTTTACCTTCTCTTGATGCTTATGCTTGGAGTTATGAGGTTGGAGCAATTAAACCAGAGTCACAAATTTATCAATATTTAATTGATAAATTACAATGTCACGCCAAAGACATTTTGTTTATTGGAGATACTCCTTTAGCTGATTACAGTGGTCCAACTGAATTTGGTATGTCTGCTAGATTGATCAAGCGTCAAAATGGTCAAACATTAGCAGAAGTTTTAAAAGACATACTTTAACAACTCGTGGAAGTTCCCCCCTAATAGTGAATACTCACAGCTCCTCATCTTTCCATTTTTTAAATTCTGCAATTCGCTCATCAAGCTCCAGAACCCATGCTGGTTTTATATGTGGCACATCTGGGCGCTCAACACCTTGATGGTCAAAAAACTTATGCACCTTTGCCGCCAACTTGATAAACGCCTGTTCAAACGTATCTGCCCAAACATCTAAACGATAGTCATGATAATGCTCTTGGTATAATTTACCACCATCTTCTACTTTATTGAGATGTGAGCCAGTCTCTAAATAAATCACTAATTTCCCATTATCTTCATCATTATATGCACCGTGATAAACATTTTGGCAATGCCCCCATGTATTCCAGTGCCATGATGGTACATCACCAATAACCGTCCAAAAAGCTGGGTGTGTATCAATAAAATGATAGGCTGTTAAAAAGTCTGTTGGATTTGCGAGATATGCTTGCTCATTTTCAAAGGCAGTCTGTAAAGCAGATTGTAAATGCTCAAATTTATTTTTATCGGTGTAGGAAAACAAACTACTAGAAAGATGCTCAGAGGTTTTAAAAAATAAACCACCACTCTCTTTATCCTTACCAAAATATTGATAGACCTCTGGTAGAATCTGTAAATCTGTAGGTTTGACATGATGGATCTGGTGTTGTACGTCTTTTAAGCTTTCGTGAATTGCTTCCATACGATCAGGGTAAGTGACGACAAGTTTCGTATCACGCAGTGATAAAATTGCTGGTTCAGTTATTTGGGGTAACTGTTCTAATAACCAGTCTGGTAATTGTTTTAATTCAGTCGGTTGCATTTTTAGTTATCCTTTTTTAATAATTTCAACTTGTTACATGCGTTACACAACATAATTTGTGAAAGTTGATTGTAAGTTAGTCCATAGGAGTATATTGTCACTCAAGGGCTTCAACAAAATTAAGAACAGAAATCAAGCCACTCATCGTTTCTATTTGATGAATTGGGATACCGCTAGTGGCTCTATTTTCGGACGTTAAAAAAATCTTCATCGCAGCCTGATCACCACCTGTCAAAGCATGTAAAGCCTGGTATAGACGAATCAGCAACAGTGCTAATTTCCCCGGTTTAGAATATGGATCTAATTCAGGTTGGTTTTGCAATTGAGTGATTGCCTCAACATCCATATCTAGCACTATTGCGAGCTGAGACTGACTAAGGGAAAGCAGTTTAGCAGCCCTAAGTACTGACTTTCCCAATACAGCTGCTGGTACTACCTGCTGTTCCAATAACGTCATAGCATCACCTCAAGCTCTAATTTTACTGATCAAGCCTTAAATCTAACAATATCATACAAATTACTAGGGGCTGTCCTCATTTGATAAATAGTTCAAAAAATGACTATTTAGATGCTTAAAATTGAATGTTTAATGAAGGAATTGCTGATTTATTAAACAAGATACAGAGTAATTTGCTTCGTTAAATGAAATGAGGACACGCCCTAGATAAAACGATCACCTATTCCTGTTCGTAGCATACCAGTTATTCTTACTTGTTAGACGACCAGAAATAGTCACATAAGCTAATTTTGCCGACACCTGATGATTCATACTTACACCACGCCCTGCTGCTTCCAAGGCAAGTTTTTGATGAACAATGATGGAACACGAACAATAAATCGACCACTATATTAACCAAGGGGGCAGTTTTTAAATGCCGTTAGGGGGCAGTTTTTAAATGCCGCTAACACAGCTATCTTCCTAATTTTTTAAAATAGGTTTCACATTTTGAAGCGGGGCCAAAATTATATTTTAAAGCGGTATTGGCTCTAGCTGTTGCATATTCAATACCTTGAATTTCACGCTGCTGAGCAAAAACTTGAATCGCAGGATGTAACTGTTCTGAGCAACTGGCATCGTTGCTAAAGTATTTTAAAGTCTTGGTATTGGAAAAATATATTGCAGCAAACAATCGCCCATCTTTAAACACAATCGCGGATGAAGCATCTAAACTGCTTCCAGACCGACCTTCATAATACAGAGCCTCATCTGTTTTTAGTAAATAGGGCGCTGAGTAATTGTCGAAATTAGATTGAAATTTTAGATAATCATGCTTTAACAATGTTTGAAGTTCTGTTTGGATTTTTGGATTCAAAACAATTTGAGGAATTGATGAAATATCTGAATATTGAATGAAGTCTAGTTCTTGAGCATGAGTAAAAACGGAGATTGAAAAAAGTAGAAAAAGATAATAGTGATTCTTCATATCAAATTTATTATTTTTATGTCCATATTGACTTACTTATGGATTGTTCATTTTATATGGACACTTATGGAGTATCAATTAAGGTAAAACCTTTTTGAGCATTCATAACATTCTCCACAAATGTTTTGTTAATTTTTTATGAGCTTTATAAGCTGTTTTGTATATAGCATTAAACGTGCCAACCTCTATTATAAATATATTTAAATAAAAAACAGCCATTTAACAATAAAAAATTTTCAATTGATTTTCTTAATGTATTTTTATGTAAAAAAGTGACACTTATTGTCACATATTTACAACATCAACCCAGAATAATTGGCTTATTCCCCAACTCATTTTCTACATCTGCTATTTTTCGGTCATAGTACTGGTCTAACACCTGTCCAATCTGTTGGATTCCCTCAATTACCCCGTGTTTATATTGCTGCTTGGCCAGATTCTGAATAATCGACTGGCAAATCTCATTCCAAACTTCTTGAGTCGTGGCTTGCCGAATTCCCCGATCAATCACGATTTCTACCTTACGCTCACATAAATTGAGGTACAGCAACACACCACTATTATATTCAGTGTCCCAGACACCCAGCTCGGCAAAGATTTGTCTGGCCCGACATAAGGTATCTTGATAATAAGCAGATCGAGAAGGTAAACAGCCTTCAATCACCACCTGAATCTCTCCGACATGGCCATGTTCGGCTTCTTCAACTGCCAGCGCAATCGCATGCTGATCCTGCTTGCTAAAAAAACGCTTGGTCGCCGGCATATAAAAGAAATGTTTGAGCCAGCGTTTAAAGCTTGGCTGAACAGACTGTTCCAGCTTTGGCTGCGTGACAATCTCTGTTGTATCTGTAGTCGTTACCATGAGCCTGATGCTCCTCCCCCGCCAAAACCACCACCGCCACCGCCGAAGCCGCCGCCACCAAAACCACCACGACCACTGCCGCCGCGGCCACCACCGCCTCCGGCCATAAAGGCATGCAAAATCAGCTGCGCAAGCGAGGTGACTAGTAAAAAGAACACGCCGGCACCAATCATTAAACTGGCAATTAACCCCATGCCATTGACCAGACCGGCAGCTGTGCCTGCAACTGCGGCAGTCGCAGCACTAAGCTTTCTGCCAAAAATCATGGAACCGATAACACCCGCGATCACAATAAATACTACACTGCCCAAGGTCGCCTGACTGGCCTTTTGTGCTTGTAAGGCCTGTTCCTGACGCGCTTTGAGTTCAGCTGCTGCCTGCGCAGCAACTTCAGGATCCAGATTTAAAATACTTTCAATCTCGGCGATGCCGGCATCAATCCCTTGCGCATACTGGCCCTGTTTAAAATATGGGGTGATTGTTTGGTTGATAATCCGGTTGGCGATAATATCCGGTAATACGCCCTCAAGCCCGTAGCCAGTCAAAATCTGAATCCGGCGGTCATTCAGCGCAACTGTCATCAATAAACCATTATCGTGTTCTTTAGAACCCAATTGCCAGCGCTCTGCCACCCGCATGGAATAGCCGAAGATGTTTTCCTGTCCTGTGGTAGGCACAATCACCACACCAATTTGCGCTTTTCCTGCCTGATAAAGACTCAAGATTC
The nucleotide sequence above comes from Acinetobacter sp. 10FS3-1. Encoded proteins:
- a CDS encoding HAD family hydrolase codes for the protein MESFIKADHTEPSVIVFDVFGTLVEIGERRSPYRKLMKWLKENGRQPKPDDAKFIMSHNLNLAELTKRLAVNIPDQFLQELEHDLDKELRSIRLHEDTLSTLEELKKLGFRLALCSNLAMPYGKVVSSFLPSLDAYAWSYEVGAIKPESQIYQYLIDKLQCHAKDILFIGDTPLADYSGPTEFGMSARLIKRQNGQTLAEVLKDIL
- a CDS encoding MbcA/ParS/Xre antitoxin family protein produces the protein MTLLEQQVVPAAVLGKSVLRAAKLLSLSQSQLAIVLDMDVEAITQLQNQPELDPYSKPGKLALLLIRLYQALHALTGGDQAAMKIFLTSENRATSGIPIHQIETMSGLISVLNFVEALE
- a CDS encoding TPM domain-containing protein; amino-acid sequence: MGTVLFLSLMLSLMNSARSETATATASEDLMVAHEILQRPAEKPAAQNPATTTVQQPQIANDMAEGQIQRDLPSMNEPVIDQANILTAAEKQRISQRILSLYQAGKAQIGVVIVPTTGQENIFGYSMRVAERWQLGSKEHDNGLLMTVALNDRRIQILTGYGLEGVLPDIIANRIINQTITPYFKQGQYAQGIDAGIAEIESILNLDPEVAAQAAAELKARQEQALQAQKASQATLGSVVFIVIAGVIGSMIFGRKLSAATAAVAGTAAGLVNGMGLIASLMIGAGVFFLLVTSLAQLILHAFMAGGGGGRGGSGRGGFGGGGFGGGGGGFGGGGASGSW
- a CDS encoding TPM domain-containing protein, producing MVTTTDTTEIVTQPKLEQSVQPSFKRWLKHFFYMPATKRFFSKQDQHAIALAVEEAEHGHVGEIQVVIEGCLPSRSAYYQDTLCRARQIFAELGVWDTEYNSGVLLYLNLCERKVEIVIDRGIRQATTQEVWNEICQSIIQNLAKQQYKHGVIEGIQQIGQVLDQYYDRKIADVENELGNKPIILG
- a CDS encoding helix-turn-helix domain-containing protein — translated: MIRCRLSNLMGERKILKLSEVAQATGINRNTLTSLYYDRAVRIELSVADTLCKYFNCNMQDLFEYIDEYEEKDDI